The following coding sequences lie in one Arachis hypogaea cultivar Tifrunner chromosome 4, arahy.Tifrunner.gnm2.J5K5, whole genome shotgun sequence genomic window:
- the LOC112794912 gene encoding uncharacterized protein gives MAHKTPLGMSPFQIVYGKACHLSVKIEHKAYWAVKQCNMDFTKAGIARKLQLEEPECLRMEAHENARIYKEKTKAFHDHYIRKKDFQEGDEVLLYNLRLIFMLGKLCSRWDR, from the coding sequence ATGGCCCATAAGACCccgttagggatgagtccctttcagATTGTCTATGGGAAGGCATGCCACCTCTCGGTGAAAATTgagcataaggcctattgggcagtTAAGCAGTGTAATATGGATTTCACCAAGGCGGGTATAGCCAGGAAATTGCAACTAGAGGAGCCTGAATGTCTTAGGATGGAGGCACATGAGAATGCTCGGATCTACAAAGAAAAGACTAAGGCATTCCATGATCACTATATCCGGAAGAAAGATTTTCAAGAAGGTGACgaagttctcctttacaacttgAGGCTCATATTCATGCTCGGAAAGCTCTGTTCAAGGTGGGATagatga